In the Luteolibacter rhizosphaerae genome, CCCGGTTGCCGTTCGCATCGTAGGTGAAGCTGTGGGTGACCGGCTGGCCGGAAGGCCCGTAAGCGCCGAGCTGGTTTGAATTCGCCCCGTTGTCGCCATCGCCGAACTGGTAATCCGTAACGGTCGCACCGATGGTCTTGCTCACCCGGTTGTCCGCGCGATCATAGCCGTAATCCGTGGCGACGGCCGCTCCCCCCGCGGGAGTGATGGTCTCGGTGTCGAGGCGGTTGGCGTGGTCGTAGGTGTTGACCACCACGCGGTCGTCCACGCCGCTCATGCTGTGGTGTTCCGCGCAGCGCAGCACGTTGCCGGCACCATCGTGGCTGAAGGGCCATCCGCCGACCGCCTGCGAATAGTCGAAGGACGAGACCACCGCGCCGGAGGAAGTCCGTTCGACCATGGACAAGGTGCGGCCGAGCCGGTCGCGGCCGGTGCTACTGGCGTTGCCGTTGGGCAGGGTCTTGCGGGTCACCAGTCCGCCACGGTCGTAGGCGTAGACCGTGGTCCGGCCGGACGGCGTCGCCGCGTCGGAGCGCTCCTCGCAGGTTTCAAGGCGGTTGAGAGCGTCGTAGGTGGAGACCAAGGTGGTGCCGGTGCGCCCGTAGGTCGTTTGCTTCCGGTTCCCGGCCTTGTCGTATTCCGGATGGGTGTGGGTGATGCCTGCCGATGTCTCGCTGGTGAGCCGGTCGAGCTTGTCATACACGGAGTAGACGGCGCGGATCGAACCGGGGTCGTTCGGGTAGGTAACAGCGAGCACCTTCCCGGCCTTGTCGTAGTCGAGGTGACGGTTGTCGGGATGGGTGGTCCCCATCGTGTCCGACCGGTAGATCACGTCCTCCAGGCGGTGGAGCTCGTCATAACCGTACTCGGTCCGATGGCCCTTTCCATCGACCCTGGCGGTCTGGACGAAAGAGTTGTATTCCGAGCTCTCCACCCTCTCCAACATCTTCCCGGGATCCCAGAGGGTTGCGGTCTTGCGGGAAAAACCATCGAAGGTGAAGGCGGTCTGGTGCTCCTCGCCATCGGTGACGCCGATGATGTTGCCCGAGTCGTCGTGGAGATAGGAAACCAGGATCGCAGTTGGATTGGCTCCGCGGTACGCAGCCGGGTCGAAGCCGCTCTCCGGCAAGGAAGCGGGGTTGCCGCTGTCGGGATCGGTGGCCGTGCCGATCAAACGTCCGAGATTGTCGTAGGAATTACGGGTAGTGTTGCCGTTGCCGTCCATCACGGAGCGAACCAGCCCGCCCTTGTCGTAGCTGGTGGCGACCGTGATGTCGTGCGTTCCCGGCGAGTCACGATCTGCCGATGGATTGCCCGTTTGGGGATTGGTGCGGACTTTCACCGGCCGGTTCGCCGGGTCGTGGAAGGTCCGGGTGGTCGAACCGCGGGGATCGGTGACCGCGATCGTATTGCCGGCATCGTCGTAAGCCACCGTGGTGGTCGGCCGGACATTGGCGATTGGTGAGTCGGGATCGGTGGAGTCGCTCACCGCTGCCTGGCGGGTGCGCCACTTGCGGTTGCGGAGGTCATGATCGAAGTCGGTCCGCCGGCCCAGCGGATCGATCACGGCGGAGACATTGCCGTTGTCGTCGTAGACCGTTTCGGTGACGGATGAACCGGCGGTGACCTGCCCGGTGACCGGATCGGGTTGGAAGACCTTCACCGGCCTGCCGGCACGGTCGTACTCCGTCCCGGTTTCCCGGAGAAGCGGGTCCACCGCCTTCCAGACCAAGCCGGTGCTCGTGTAGTGCTTCGTGCTGGCGAGCACGAGATCCGCATCGGCATTCCCGAATCCGTCGATGACTTCCGTTTCGCGCCCCAGCCCGTCGCGGGTGGTGAGGGTGACCTTGCCGAGTGAGTCGGTCACGGTGCTCACCAGCGACTCACGCCCTGAGGCATTCACCGTGCCATGGTCGAACTCCGTGGTCTTGGAAAAGCCCGGCTTGTACTCGGAAGTCGTCTCGACCGGACGATAGACATCGTCGTAGGTGGCGGAGTCGGTCAGCGTCGAGTCGGCTTGCCCGTACGTCATCGAAACCGCATGGTACCGCACCGTTTCGGTCGGTTTGAAGGGAGCGAGCAAGCCGCCTCCCGTGTTCTTCACGGTGCTGTAGGAGAATTCACCGCGGGTGATACCTCTGGAGGACTCGGCCAGCTCGGAGAGGTCCGCGAAGGTTCCGTCCGCCGATGCCGCCGGCACGCCGCCGAACACATGCTGCGGGCGATGGAGATGGTCCCGGAAGCTCACCGTGGCGAAACCACGCGGGTCGATCTCTTTCCGGAGCTGCCCGACATCGTCGTAAGCGAACTGCGTGACAATGTCGTCGTCGAGGTCGATCAGGTTATCCCCGTTGAGATCGCGCGCGGATTTGATCACCCGTCCCAAGCCGTCGCGCTCCATGAGCGTCGAGTGACCGTTCTCGTCGGTCTCGCGGATCTTGGCATTGTTGTCGTCGTAGCCGAAGGACTTGACGGTCGGGGTGGCGCTGTTGCTCGCGTAGGTCACGCTCCCCAAGCGGTTGCGCCCGTCGTAGTCGAAGCTGGTCTCGATGTTCTTGGGATCGAGCGTGGTCACCCGTTGGTTGTTGAGATCGTAAGTGTGAACCGTCACCAAGTCCTCGCCGGCGGGATCGACCCGCTCCTTCCAGACCCGGCCACGCGAGTCGTGAATGTATTCCACCACCAGATCCTGTTCCCAAGGCTTGCCGGAGAGATTGGCAAAAGCCTTCTTCGTCTTCCGGACCATGAATCCCGGGAACAGCCCGTCCGCCGCTTCCTCGTCGTAGTCGTAAGTCTCCTTCAGCAGCGGATTCCCGGCGGCATCCTCCACGCTCATGTCCCTGCGTCTCCCGAGATCGTCCACCGTGTATTGGGTCACCGTTCCGTGGATGTCGGTGAGGCGCTTCAGCATCCGGTGGTTTCCGTAAGCGTAGTCTTCGATCCGTCCCAAGGCATCGGTCTTCTTGCTCGGGTCCGCCCATTTCGTCAAAAAGCCGGGCTTGTTCGCCAGGGCAATGCGAGGGCCGGCGGGACGCTCCTCTTCAAAACCCCAAACCGTTTCATTTCCGCAGAAGTCCACCGTCTTTTTCAGGCTCAACCCGGAATCGGGATCGAACTCGAAGCTCTCGGACCCGAGGATGGCACCGCCCGGATTCTTGTATTGGAGGGTCATCTGGGTGTGGTAGATGAGCCATTGGGTGGAAACATTGGTCGTTCCCCCTATCTGGCTTGAATCCGTGTCGATGATCTCCCCGTGGGTCCCTCCGAAGGTGTAGGTATACTTCTTTCCTCCCGCGTCGGTGACCTCGGTTCCATTGCTCGCCGAAAAGGACGGGCCGTAGGTCGTCTGGGTGTCGGCGGTCTTGGCGAACGCGGACTGGATGCCCATGGCCGGCCAGGAGACGCCCGTCACTTGCCGTGGAATTCCGTATTGGACGCGTAAGGTTGCGAAGGGCTGGGGCTCCTTGTTGATGGTGGCCACATAGGTCCTGGCCCGCGCCGCAACCTCGGCGGGGACCGAATCCAGGTTGACGCTGATCGCATTGCGGCCGAGGGAATGGTCGAACCACTTTTTTGTGCGGTCGAAGCCGTAGGTGAAAACACGCCGCGCGTAACCGTCCCGCTGGATGGATTTCAGGTTCGCGTGCAGGTGCCGGGTCACTTTTGGCTCGGCGGTTTCAAACTCGGGATCGGCCAGCACCTCGTAGGTATAGGTCTCCTCGGCCCCGCCGGGAAACTCCACCCGCTCGAGTTCCTGATAGGGATACTGGTAGATGGTATCCGGAACCGAGACCGTACGGTTCGCGTAGTGGAATTTGGTGATGTTCTCCTCAGCGTCCTTGATCCACTCGACCCTTCGTCCGTTGCTGCTGCGCCCGATGGTCAACTTCTGATCCAGCCGGTCGACGGCTCGGATCTCCACGGGAATGAGCGAGAACGGATTGCTCCCGTAATCATACAGAACTTTGACGCCGAACCGGTCCTCCACTTCCTCCAATCGCCAGTAGCGGTGCCGTACCACGGTGGGCGATGGCTCCAGTCGGTCCGATGAATACAAGAACCAGGCGTCACAAGGGCGGTAGGTCAGCTTGTTGCCATACTTTTTCTCGAGGACGATGGAATCATCGTCTCTCGTCAGCTTGTTCAAGTAGGTTTTCTTGTCGGTGAGCGAAGACGGCCAAGGGAAGAACGTCGCCATGTTGTCCGCGGTGCCGAATCTCTGGGTCCGGCCGCTTTCGTCCACGACGTTGACGCTTGTCGGGCGGGTGGTGGTGGTACCGAGCGTCTCGACCGTTTCGATGTAGGCGCAGAGATTGGACGACCACGAGATTCCAAATGGGGAAGTGAGTTCCTCATGGGGCCGCAGACCGCTCCGGTTCGACCAGGTGGTTTCGCGCACCGATGCATTGGCCTCCAAGCGCAGGTCGCTGGCCGCGAGCGGGATCGAGGCGAACGAGGTGTCGTGGTGGAGACTCAGGTCGAAGGCATCCACATAGGATTCCTCCGCGGCCTCGTCGCTTTCGGCTTCCGCCTCGGGTTTGCTGTCCGGCACCGGTCGGCCGAAATGGGAAATCTTACGGAATCGCGGTCCCGTCGCGTCGCCACCCGAGTAGCTGGACGAATAGCTGGTCCGGGAGCATGGAATCGCATAGGCCCGGTGATTTCGCCAATTGTAGACAGGGTTGGTAGTTGAAAGGCTAAGTAGAGGCCGGATGAATGAATTCGGTATGTTGCTGACGATTAGGAAGCCATCTGCCGAAAAACTAATCGAGTGCTGGTAGTCGACCGAAGAGTCCGCCCAGTAATACATGGGATGTGCGACTCCGGCGACCCCCATGTGTTGCACTCGGATCTCGTAGATTTTCGAACCGTCTACCGTGATTCCTCCGGCGGGGGTGGTATATGGAAGCCTAACACGGAAAGGGCTTTCAGTATTATAAACGAATCCATAAGGAAGAGTGTCAATGTATTGTTCCGTGCCAATCCATACCCGCCAGGACTCTTGCTCCGTGTAGTATCGATCATTCACAAAATCCCATGAAAGGGAATCGGAAAGGGTGATATCCAAAACGGACTTTCCCGCCGTATCGAACGTGGTTCCCAGATCACCCATCGGTTGCATCGCCCCCTCCGGATCCACGGACACCCCATGAAGCGCTTCAAGATCGAACGGCCTTCTGTTGGAGTTCCGGGGATCTGTCCCGGCCACGGACTCGGCAAGGTCGGATATCCCGTCGCCGTCGCTGTCCCACAAGTCCAGCCTTGTTCCGGCTGCAAGCTCGGCGAGATCGGACAATCCGTCTCCGTCCGAGTCGGTCCCGGCGCTGTTGAACACCAGAGGATCGAATCCCGCAGCTTGGGTTTCGAAACCGTCGCCAAATTGATCGCCATCCGAGTCGTAGTAGGCGGGCTTGGTACCGGCTTGGTATTCTTCCAAATTTGTCAGCCCGTCATCATCCGAATCTCCCGCGGCATCATCGCTTTTGGGGTCGAGCCCGTTTGCAAGTTCCCAACCATCTCGCATCTCGTCATCATCCGAATCCTCGTCAAAAGGGTTGGTTTGGAACGATTCGAGTTCCTTCAAATTGCTTAGCCCGTCATTGTCGAGGTCCGCTGATTGGGCGTCCTCCAATGTGGTAATAGCGGGATCGTCGATGTAATTGAGCCGGACAAAAAACTTTTCCGATGTCGAAGAACATCCCCAGCTTTTCGGGCCCTCGCCAAATTCCACGAACGGCGCATAGTGCCAGGTATCAAGGTCAAGGGACCATTGGAAAAAGTAGGTGCGCCCCTCCACGCCCAGCCAGTCGGCGTTCCACGTCCCGCTCGATCCCGTCGTGAACGAGATCTGCGCTTGTGGCAGCGGATCGGCAGCGGCATTCCCGGCAAGCATAGCCGAGAGAATCGCTGCAATGGTTCGGGTCGAAGTGCAGCGTCTCACCGGGTGCCCTCCTCGATTTGGGGTTGTTGTGGACGCTCTCTGTTCCAGAACCGGATGGTCACGTCTTCGGGCCTGGGAGGATTGGCCAAAAGGAAGGCCTTCCTTTCGGCGCGGGCGCGCTCGCGGGCGTGATAGGCGGTTTCCATTTTCTCGCCTTCCTTGCGATACAACTCGTGAATCTGCTCGAGGGTATCCATTGCGGGACTCTCCGCGTCGCCTTCGACCACCTGGAAAGCCGGTCCGGCAGTCACGAGATCGGGAAGTTCGGCAATGGCGGGGGCTCCTTGGGCCATCCGCGAGGTGTTCATGTTGCCGATGCCCATGAGCAACCCGATATCCAGAAAACGTCCATCCGCTTCCTTCACCCGGTAACAACTGAAGCCCGAAAAGTGGTTGAAGTTCAGGTTCGACCACGCGGTGACCATCTTGTCGATCTTTCCATTGGGGTAGATCCGGAGCAAGGTGCGGTGCTTGTCGTAAACGGTTGCGGATAGGAACAGAAGCTCGCTGCCACGATAGTTTGCGCGAAGTTCTTCAAGCCTGGCAATGACCGCTGGATCATCAGGCGAAAGAGCCGGTAGTGGCGGCGGGGGATCGGTAAGCTTCGGATCCGCGACCATCTGGACGGTCACGTTGATGGTGCCTTGGATTGGAGGGAGCTCCGATGTTTCCGCTGCCTTTGTAACTTCTATCCGTGTGGTTCTTGAGCTAAGCACGGCGAACTCCACCGACTCCGCTTGCGGTTTGGGTTCCGATGCGGTTCCATCGGTGATCGGCTGGGGAAGCCCGACCTCCCATTTGGGCGTGCTTTCTTGAGCGTGTGCAGCAACGTACAGGCCGAGCAGAATCAAAGCGGGTGAGAGGAGCTTCATGGTGAAGGGATGCGAATGGCATGGGTGTCTCTACCGTTCGCTGAATCGAAGTGAACTGAGCCCTCGCTGGGGTTCGGACGCTGTTTGAGTTCGAGGTTTTGATATGTCAATTCCCCTACTGTGAAATCGAGGCGACAGTTTGCTGTCCGTGGGAAAGTTGTAGTCTGGCAGTGATGCGCGTGACCTCGCTTTTTCGCGCCAGGGAGAATGTTGGTCCGAGGGCGTAGCCCATAGGCCAAACACGACGATGAAAGCAAATGCTACACGAACGGAGTGAGGATCCGCATCCTACGGCAGGCCGATGGAGGAAAAAAGATCACCGACTCATGCCGCGAACACAATGTCCGGTTCTTTGTTCTTCAGGAACTTGCCCGAGTCGCCATACCTGCCGGCATCTCCACCGGATTCTCCCGTTTCATGCCAGCAAGCCTCCCCGCCGGAATCCGGATCAACAGACATTTCGTCACCTTCGCCCCCTTCGGGCGGCTTGCAGCGTGACACCCGAGCCGAGTCATGGATGCTGCCTCCGTGACCCTGCTGACCATTTCCTCCCTGAAGGAACAAGCCGGCGAGCAGCCGCTCGTCGCTTTTGTCCACTGCGAGCTGCAATCGCGCAGCCAGCGCCAGACCAAGGCGGGGAAGCCTTACCTCGTCCTGACCTTCGCGGACGCTACCGGCAGCTTCAATCTCAACGCCTGGTCGGACGCCCCGCTCTATGAGGCGGTCGCCAGCATCCCCGATGGCACGGTCCTCGGCCTGGACGCCCAGTGGACCCAGAACCAGTACGGCGTGAATGCCGCGAACCTCGCTTGGGAGCGCCTCAGCGGCGATGAGCTCGAGACCTTCTTCGCCGGCGATGCCGTCACCGCGGAGAAGCAGCGCCGCGATTGGGAGACCATCGTGAACTTCTGCGCCGGGATCCGCGATCCCCGCCTGCATGCGCTGACCAAGCACTTCATCACCGAGTTGGGAGCGAAGTTCCGCCGCGCGGCCGCGGCCCGGAAGAACCACCACGCCCGTCGAGGCGGACTCTCCGAGCACGTCGCGCAGATGATGCGCACCGCGGATCTCATCTGCGGTGCCTACCCCCAGCTCAACCGCGACCTCCTGCTAACCGGCGTCCTCTTCCACGACTGCGGCAAGCTCTGGGAAAACCAGTACCCGGAGCGCGGCTTCAGCCAGGCCTACACCCTCCATGGCGAGATGCTCGGCCACATCCCGCTCGGCATCGAACTGGTGAACAAGCTCTGGCGCGACGTGGCCGAATGGCCCGAGGCGAAGGACTGGCTCACCGTGGAACCTGCAAGCGAAACGGTACGCCTCCATCTCCTCCACCTCATCGCCAGCCACCACGGCGAGCTCGCCTTCGGGTCCCCAACGCTGCCGCGCACGCCGGAAGCCTTCGCCCTCCACTACATCGACAACCTCGATGCGAAGCTGGAGATGGTGAAGGACGCCTATGCTCAAGCCGGAGAGCTCGCAGAAGGCATCTACGAGAAGCAGTTCCCCCTGCCGGCCAATCTGGTCGATCCGCTCCCGGCCTTTGAAGGCTGAGGAAATTTTCGGACATTCTAGCAGCCCTTCCTTGCGGAGACCGCCTTTCTGCGCAACTTGGCGGGCAACGTAAGAAACCATCGGGCGAATGCCGGGTTTCCCCTTTCGCCACCATGGAGCACTGCCAAGGCACATTGATCCGGCTCACCAAGCTCACGGACACCAGTTGGATCGTCCACTGGTTCACCGCCGGGCACGGGCTGATCAAGACGGTGGCCAAGGGTGCCCGCAGCCCGAAGAGCCCCTTCGCCGGGAAGCTGGATCTCTTCTTCGACGCCGAGATCCATTGGTCCAAGGCCCGCAGCGGCGAGCTCCACGGGCTCCGCGAGGTGGCCGTCGCGGCCACCCGCGAGCCGATCCGAGGTAATTACAATGCAATGCTTTTGTCTGGCTATTGCTGTCGCCTGCTGGAACTCGCCGTCGAGCGGGATCATCCGGAGCCGGACCTCTTCGATCTTCTCCGCCGGGCCCTGAACCACATTTCGGAGAAGGGAGCCTCGGTCCGGGCAATGCAGCACTTCGAGCAGGAATTGGCTAAAAATCTGGGGATTGCCCGGGACCGACGCCCTGCCGCCCCCACCCTGAGGGAGGCCCTCGGCGGCCTGCCGCCCCAGCGCGCCCAGCTTCTCGAACGACTTTCACCACGCGCGGAATTCCCCGTTGCAGAATCCGAATCCGGTGATTTAAAGTAAATACAAGCCATGGACTCACCTACCACCACGCTCATCCATATCCTCCGCAACCGAGTCGACGAACTCGTTGCCGCAGGCGATCTCGACGAGGCTGTTCACGCCGCCACTGCCGCCGTTCTCAAGGCCCAGCAGACCCTGAGTAGCGACCTTGATAGCATCGACGAGTTCGCCAGTTCGCTCGAAGTCCGCGGCGACGTTTACCGTCTGCTCGGCCGCTTCGAGGAAGCCCGCGACGATTACAAGCAGGCGATCGACCAGCTCGACAACCGGCCCGACCGCTCCTTGCAGCTGGGCCGCTTGCACGCCGGTTACGGCTCGGTCCACGACCAGCTCGACCACCCGGAGCGCGCTGCCGAACTCTGGCAGGAAGCGGTCCGCTACTTCGAGCTTTCGGATCCGCCGGCCTCGCTCGATATCGCCTCGATGTCGAACAACCTCGCCGTGCTCAAGCGCAACTCCGGCGATATCGAAGGCGCGGAAGCCGAGTACCTGAAGGCACTCGAAATCCTGCACCGCGAGCTCGGC is a window encoding:
- a CDS encoding tetratricopeptide repeat protein, with the translated sequence MDSPTTTLIHILRNRVDELVAAGDLDEAVHAATAAVLKAQQTLSSDLDSIDEFASSLEVRGDVYRLLGRFEEARDDYKQAIDQLDNRPDRSLQLGRLHAGYGSVHDQLDHPERAAELWQEAVRYFELSDPPASLDIASMSNNLAVLKRNSGDIEGAEAEYLKALEILHRELGPDHEETAAVCNNIGALYQSAGLHEQAREMHMMALEARRKNFGDNHPDTAQSHNNLALALLATGDSAWARRHFEKAVSGFEALGIEYSSDLEAVAENFCAVLRAEGDEAHAEAIAARVPGGLAIPEPEPA
- a CDS encoding HD domain-containing protein, translating into MDAASVTLLTISSLKEQAGEQPLVAFVHCELQSRSQRQTKAGKPYLVLTFADATGSFNLNAWSDAPLYEAVASIPDGTVLGLDAQWTQNQYGVNAANLAWERLSGDELETFFAGDAVTAEKQRRDWETIVNFCAGIRDPRLHALTKHFITELGAKFRRAAAARKNHHARRGGLSEHVAQMMRTADLICGAYPQLNRDLLLTGVLFHDCGKLWENQYPERGFSQAYTLHGEMLGHIPLGIELVNKLWRDVAEWPEAKDWLTVEPASETVRLHLLHLIASHHGELAFGSPTLPRTPEAFALHYIDNLDAKLEMVKDAYAQAGELAEGIYEKQFPLPANLVDPLPAFEG
- a CDS encoding RHS repeat domain-containing protein encodes the protein MPDSKPEAEAESDEAAEESYVDAFDLSLHHDTSFASIPLAASDLRLEANASVRETTWSNRSGLRPHEELTSPFGISWSSNLCAYIETVETLGTTTTRPTSVNVVDESGRTQRFGTADNMATFFPWPSSLTDKKTYLNKLTRDDDSIVLEKKYGNKLTYRPCDAWFLYSSDRLEPSPTVVRHRYWRLEEVEDRFGVKVLYDYGSNPFSLIPVEIRAVDRLDQKLTIGRSSNGRRVEWIKDAEENITKFHYANRTVSVPDTIYQYPYQELERVEFPGGAEETYTYEVLADPEFETAEPKVTRHLHANLKSIQRDGYARRVFTYGFDRTKKWFDHSLGRNAISVNLDSVPAEVAARARTYVATINKEPQPFATLRVQYGIPRQVTGVSWPAMGIQSAFAKTADTQTTYGPSFSASNGTEVTDAGGKKYTYTFGGTHGEIIDTDSSQIGGTTNVSTQWLIYHTQMTLQYKNPGGAILGSESFEFDPDSGLSLKKTVDFCGNETVWGFEEERPAGPRIALANKPGFLTKWADPSKKTDALGRIEDYAYGNHRMLKRLTDIHGTVTQYTVDDLGRRRDMSVEDAAGNPLLKETYDYDEEAADGLFPGFMVRKTKKAFANLSGKPWEQDLVVEYIHDSRGRVWKERVDPAGEDLVTVHTYDLNNQRVTTLDPKNIETSFDYDGRNRLGSVTYASNSATPTVKSFGYDDNNAKIRETDENGHSTLMERDGLGRVIKSARDLNGDNLIDLDDDIVTQFAYDDVGQLRKEIDPRGFATVSFRDHLHRPQHVFGGVPAASADGTFADLSELAESSRGITRGEFSYSTVKNTGGGLLAPFKPTETVRYHAVSMTYGQADSTLTDSATYDDVYRPVETTSEYKPGFSKTTEFDHGTVNASGRESLVSTVTDSLGKVTLTTRDGLGRETEVIDGFGNADADLVLASTKHYTSTGLVWKAVDPLLRETGTEYDRAGRPVKVFQPDPVTGQVTAGSSVTETVYDDNGNVSAVIDPLGRRTDFDHDLRNRKWRTRQAAVSDSTDPDSPIANVRPTTTVAYDDAGNTIAVTDPRGSTTRTFHDPANRPVKVRTNPQTGNPSADRDSPGTHDITVATSYDKGGLVRSVMDGNGNTTRNSYDNLGRLIGTATDPDSGNPASLPESGFDPAAYRGANPTAILVSYLHDDSGNIIGVTDGEEHQTAFTFDGFSRKTATLWDPGKMLERVESSEYNSFVQTARVDGKGHRTEYGYDELHRLEDVIYRSDTMGTTHPDNRHLDYDKAGKVLAVTYPNDPGSIRAVYSVYDKLDRLTSETSAGITHTHPEYDKAGNRKQTTYGRTGTTLVSTYDALNRLETCEERSDAATPSGRTTVYAYDRGGLVTRKTLPNGNASSTGRDRLGRTLSMVERTSSGAVVSSFDYSQAVGGWPFSHDGAGNVLRCAEHHSMSGVDDRVVVNTYDHANRLDTETITPAGGAAVATDYGYDRADNRVSKTIGATVTDYQFGDGDNGANSNQLGAYGPSGQPVTHSFTYDANGNR
- the recO gene encoding DNA repair protein RecO codes for the protein MEHCQGTLIRLTKLTDTSWIVHWFTAGHGLIKTVAKGARSPKSPFAGKLDLFFDAEIHWSKARSGELHGLREVAVAATREPIRGNYNAMLLSGYCCRLLELAVERDHPEPDLFDLLRRALNHISEKGASVRAMQHFEQELAKNLGIARDRRPAAPTLREALGGLPPQRAQLLERLSPRAEFPVAESESGDLK